A region of Dehalococcoidia bacterium DNA encodes the following proteins:
- a CDS encoding ATP-binding cassette domain-containing protein yields MQTIEVEALEKRFRARRKQPGLGGSVRALFAPQYSEVTAVDRLSFSIGRGEIAGFIGPNGAGKSTTLKMLTGILHPSGGSARVLGFVPWRERKRLTYRIASVFGQRSQLWYHLPPADSFNLLAHVYELEQGAYRARLARLVELFAIAPYLHVPVRRLSLGERMRCEIAAALLHRPELLLLDEPTIGLDVVAKGQIRAFVRQLAEEEQVTVLLTSHDAGDIEQVCRRVLVINHGTLIFDDALERLKRGFLRHKVIDLKLAEPGEPQPEPGLRVLSADPYRLRLEVDSDRQPMERVIAGLVGRYRIADLTVEEPPLDEVIAAIYAAGRPVLTAPQG; encoded by the coding sequence ATGCAGACGATCGAGGTCGAGGCGCTGGAGAAGCGCTTCCGTGCCCGGCGTAAACAGCCGGGCCTCGGCGGCAGCGTGCGGGCGCTCTTCGCGCCGCAGTACAGCGAGGTGACCGCCGTCGATCGCCTCAGCTTCAGCATCGGTCGCGGTGAAATCGCCGGCTTTATCGGCCCGAACGGCGCCGGCAAGTCCACGACGCTGAAGATGCTCACCGGCATCCTGCATCCCAGCGGCGGCAGCGCCCGCGTGCTCGGCTTCGTGCCCTGGCGCGAGCGCAAACGGCTCACCTATCGGATCGCCTCGGTCTTCGGTCAGCGCTCGCAGCTTTGGTACCACCTGCCGCCGGCCGACAGCTTCAACCTGCTGGCACACGTCTACGAGCTGGAGCAGGGCGCGTACCGGGCGCGGCTGGCGCGGCTGGTGGAGCTGTTCGCGATTGCGCCCTACCTGCACGTGCCGGTGCGGCGGCTGAGCCTGGGCGAACGCATGCGCTGCGAAATCGCCGCGGCGCTGCTGCACCGGCCCGAGCTGCTGCTGCTGGACGAGCCGACGATCGGCCTCGACGTCGTCGCCAAGGGCCAGATCCGTGCCTTCGTGCGGCAGCTTGCCGAGGAGGAGCAGGTCACGGTACTGCTCACCTCGCACGACGCGGGCGACATCGAGCAGGTCTGCCGCCGTGTGCTGGTAATCAACCACGGCACGCTGATCTTCGACGACGCGCTGGAGCGGCTGAAGCGCGGCTTCCTGCGCCACAAGGTGATCGATCTGAAGTTGGCCGAGCCGGGTGAACCGCAACCGGAGCCGGGCCTGCGCGTGCTCAGCGCCGATCCGTACCGGCTGCGGCTGGAGGTGGACAGCGACCGGCAGCCGATGGAGCGGGTGATCGCCGGCCTCGTCGGCCGTTACCGCATCGCCGACCTGACCGTGGAGGAGCCGCCGCTGGACGAAGTGATCGCGGCGATCTACGCCGCGGGCCGCCCGGTACTCACCGCGCCGCAAGGCTGA
- the purF gene encoding amidophosphoribosyltransferase: MQQHDGTPVDRSSAGAAVRTLPAMPALGSRPLPADLALAPAAATDELKEACGVFGVYLPEEQVARLTFYGLFALQHRGQESAGIATADKGSLHVRTGMGLVAQVFEEEDLAHLPGHLGIGHTRYSTTGSSRIANAQPIHTIGQRGEIALAHNGNLVNAPILRRQLEEQGHELTTSTDSELIARMLSMAPGFTWVERLRHVMRRIEGAYCLTILTPDKVIGVRDPMGNRPLCIGRLGGGWCIASETCALDHLGAEYVREVEPGEVVILDADGMHAEQAVESKQDAFCVFEYIYFSRPDSIIRDRRIYPMRMAMGAELANEYPVDADIVIGVPDSATAAAVGYARASGIPFAEGLMKNRYVGRTFIQPDQRLRETGVHLKFNPVREVLEGQRVVVVDDSIVRGTTTPRVVKMIRDAGAREIHLRICAPPIRHPCHFGVDMATRKELLAARISVEEIERVSGADSLGYLSLDGLIHATGMPRESFCLACFTGHYPVPVQLEFDKLTLEGTDYRQPALVAAGDADHPHDGVR; encoded by the coding sequence ATGCAGCAGCATGATGGCACGCCCGTCGATCGGTCCTCTGCCGGCGCCGCGGTGCGCACCTTGCCGGCTATGCCCGCGCTTGGCTCGCGGCCACTGCCGGCCGACCTGGCGCTCGCCCCGGCGGCGGCAACCGACGAGCTCAAAGAGGCCTGCGGTGTCTTCGGCGTCTATCTGCCGGAAGAGCAGGTCGCCCGCCTCACCTTTTACGGCCTCTTCGCCCTGCAACACCGCGGGCAGGAGAGCGCCGGCATCGCCACGGCGGACAAGGGCAGCCTGCACGTGCGCACGGGCATGGGCCTCGTGGCGCAGGTCTTCGAAGAGGAAGACCTGGCGCACCTGCCCGGCCACCTGGGCATCGGCCACACGCGCTACTCGACCACCGGCTCCAGCCGCATCGCCAACGCCCAGCCGATCCACACCATCGGCCAACGCGGGGAGATCGCCCTGGCGCACAACGGCAACCTCGTCAACGCGCCGATTTTGCGTCGCCAGCTCGAAGAGCAAGGGCACGAGCTGACCACCTCCACCGACTCGGAGCTGATCGCCCGCATGCTGAGCATGGCGCCCGGCTTCACCTGGGTGGAGCGGCTGCGCCACGTCATGCGCCGCATCGAGGGCGCCTACTGCCTCACGATTCTCACGCCGGACAAAGTGATCGGCGTGCGCGACCCGATGGGCAACCGCCCGCTCTGCATCGGCCGGCTGGGCGGCGGCTGGTGCATCGCCTCGGAAACCTGCGCCCTCGATCACCTGGGCGCCGAGTACGTGCGCGAGGTCGAGCCGGGCGAGGTTGTGATCCTCGACGCCGACGGGATGCACGCCGAGCAGGCGGTGGAGTCGAAGCAGGACGCCTTCTGCGTCTTCGAGTACATCTATTTCTCGCGGCCCGACAGCATCATCCGCGACCGCCGCATCTACCCGATGCGCATGGCGATGGGCGCCGAGCTGGCGAACGAGTACCCGGTGGACGCCGATATCGTGATCGGCGTGCCCGACTCGGCCACGGCCGCCGCCGTGGGCTATGCCCGTGCCTCCGGCATCCCCTTCGCCGAGGGGCTGATGAAGAACCGCTACGTGGGCCGCACCTTCATCCAGCCCGACCAGCGGCTGCGCGAGACGGGCGTGCACCTGAAGTTCAACCCGGTGCGCGAAGTGCTGGAGGGCCAGCGCGTGGTGGTGGTGGACGACTCGATCGTGCGCGGCACGACCACGCCGCGCGTGGTGAAGATGATCCGCGACGCCGGCGCCCGCGAGATCCACCTCCGCATCTGCGCCCCGCCGATCCGCCATCCCTGCCACTTCGGCGTGGACATGGCCACACGTAAGGAGCTTTTGGCGGCGCGCATTTCCGTCGAGGAGATCGAGCGCGTGAGCGGCGCCGACAGCCTCGGCTATCTGAGCCTGGACGGCCTGATCCACGCCACGGGCATGCCGCGCGAGAGCTTCTGCCTCGCCTGCTTCACCGGCCACTACCCGGTGCCCGTGCAGCTCGAGTTCGACAAGCTCACGCTGGAAGGCACAGACTACCGCCAGCCCGCGCTCGTCGCCGCCGGCGACGCCGACCACCCGCACGACGGGGTACGGTGA
- the purM gene encoding phosphoribosylformylglycinamidine cyclo-ligase: protein MTDAYAAAGVDIDATNRAVERMKRLAAGTARPEVLAGIGPFAALWKLGAYREPVLVSSTDGVGTKVKLARVLDRYDTVGRDLVNHCVNDIFTAGAAPLFFLDYLANNGLSEDQKVAIVEGMAEACREAGCSLIGGETADMPGVYERGDFDIAGFIVGVCEREALLDGSRIRPGDALLALPSNGLHTNGYSLVRRIFQIAQGGAETEQHDREVLAQIVPGTDTSLGAALMVPHRGYLHELQPLLPRITALAHITGGGLYENVPRILPEGVAAEFERSSWDVPTLFRFIQRTGDVPEMEMFRTFNMGVGMVIAAAPEQCEPLLRALPGAWLVGAVIAAEPGTPRVLLR, encoded by the coding sequence GTGACTGACGCCTACGCCGCGGCGGGCGTGGATATCGACGCGACCAACCGCGCCGTCGAGCGTATGAAGCGGCTGGCGGCGGGCACGGCGCGGCCCGAAGTCCTGGCCGGCATCGGGCCGTTCGCCGCGCTGTGGAAGCTGGGCGCGTACCGCGAGCCGGTGCTCGTCTCCAGCACCGACGGCGTGGGCACCAAGGTCAAGCTGGCGCGCGTGCTGGACCGCTACGACACGGTCGGCCGCGACCTGGTCAACCACTGCGTCAACGATATCTTCACCGCCGGCGCCGCGCCGCTCTTCTTCCTCGACTACCTTGCCAACAACGGCCTGAGCGAAGACCAGAAAGTAGCGATCGTCGAGGGCATGGCCGAGGCCTGCCGTGAGGCCGGCTGCTCGCTGATCGGCGGCGAAACGGCCGACATGCCCGGCGTCTACGAGCGCGGCGACTTCGACATCGCCGGCTTCATCGTCGGCGTCTGCGAGCGCGAGGCCCTGCTGGACGGCTCGCGCATCCGCCCCGGCGACGCGCTGCTGGCGCTGCCGTCGAACGGCCTGCACACCAACGGCTACTCGCTGGTACGGCGGATCTTCCAGATCGCGCAGGGCGGCGCCGAGACGGAGCAGCACGATCGCGAGGTGCTGGCGCAGATCGTGCCGGGCACGGACACCAGCCTCGGCGCGGCACTGATGGTGCCGCACCGAGGCTACCTGCACGAGCTACAGCCGCTCCTGCCGCGCATCACGGCGCTGGCGCACATCACCGGCGGCGGGCTGTACGAGAATGTGCCGCGCATCCTGCCCGAGGGCGTGGCGGCCGAGTTCGAGCGCTCCTCGTGGGACGTGCCGACGCTCTTCCGCTTCATCCAACGCACGGGCGACGTGCCGGAGATGGAGATGTTCCGCACCTTCAACATGGGCGTCGGCATGGTGATCGCTGCCGCGCCCGAGCAGTGCGAGCCGCTGCTGCGCGCCCTGCCCGGCGCCTGGCTGGTGGGCGCTGTAATCGCGGCGGAGCCGGGCACGCCGCGGGTGCTGCTGCGCTGA
- a CDS encoding TetR family transcriptional regulator → MFKSQRDGDADARDRILRAAAEEIAASGWGGVRIRAVAERAGVNVAMPHYYFGSREALLKAATLALLEAEFREPGELLLRARSLQEAVQGMIGWIGRYDPAAPAHRVFGEALLEVVRDEALRVQLGPILAGFRARLTELAASGSLPPGAEPAGAAAVLAATMDGLLLHRVSDPATDLAAAARTLAALLDGRRPAGDGGDTR, encoded by the coding sequence ATGTTTAAGTCTCAACGGGATGGAGATGCCGATGCCCGCGACCGCATCCTGCGCGCCGCCGCGGAGGAGATCGCGGCCAGCGGCTGGGGCGGCGTGCGCATCCGCGCCGTGGCCGAGCGCGCCGGGGTCAACGTCGCCATGCCGCACTACTACTTCGGCTCGCGCGAGGCGCTGCTCAAGGCCGCCACGCTGGCGCTGCTCGAGGCCGAGTTTCGCGAGCCGGGCGAGCTGCTGCTGCGCGCCCGCAGCCTGCAGGAGGCGGTGCAAGGGATGATCGGCTGGATCGGCCGCTACGACCCGGCCGCGCCGGCGCACCGAGTCTTCGGGGAGGCGTTGCTCGAAGTCGTGCGCGACGAAGCGCTGCGGGTGCAGCTCGGCCCGATCCTCGCCGGCTTCCGCGCACGGTTGACCGAGCTGGCAGCGTCCGGGTCCTTGCCGCCGGGCGCCGAGCCGGCCGGCGCGGCCGCAGTGCTCGCCGCCACGATGGACGGCCTGCTGCTGCACCGCGTCTCCGACCCGGCGACCGATCTGGCCGCGGCGGCACGGACGCTGGCGGCCCTGCTCGACGGGCGGCGGCCAGCGGGCGACGGGGGAGATACGCGATGA
- a CDS encoding ABC transporter ATP-binding protein, whose protein sequence is MTAATEPVLEARDLRRTYGRHKVLNGVSFAVRPGELVGIVGENGAGKSTLLKILAGELRPDTGDVLLRGGAGYCPQLPVLNEALSVQQHLDYFAAAYALHDLSYADALVQKLAFSQYRAARVGALSGGTRQKLNLTLALMHRPGLLLLDEPYQGFDWETYLRFWDLALDCRAQGVAVLVISHLLFERERFDRIAHLRGGRIEEYRP, encoded by the coding sequence ATGACCGCGGCAACTGAGCCGGTGCTCGAAGCGCGCGATCTGCGCCGCACCTACGGACGCCACAAGGTGCTCAACGGCGTCAGCTTCGCCGTGCGGCCGGGCGAGCTGGTGGGCATCGTCGGCGAGAACGGCGCCGGCAAGTCGACGCTGCTCAAGATCCTGGCGGGCGAGCTGCGGCCGGACACCGGCGACGTGCTGCTGCGCGGCGGCGCCGGCTACTGTCCACAGTTGCCTGTCTTGAACGAGGCGCTGAGCGTGCAGCAGCACCTCGACTACTTTGCCGCCGCCTACGCGCTGCACGATCTTTCCTATGCCGACGCGCTGGTGCAGAAGCTGGCTTTTAGTCAGTACCGCGCCGCGCGCGTCGGCGCCCTGAGCGGCGGCACGCGGCAGAAGCTGAACCTGACGCTGGCGCTGATGCACCGCCCCGGCCTGCTGCTGCTCGATGAGCCCTATCAAGGCTTCGACTGGGAGACGTATTTGCGCTTCTGGGACCTGGCGCTCGACTGCCGTGCCCAGGGCGTGGCCGTGCTGGTGATCTCGCACCTGCTGTTCGAGCGCGAGCGCTTCGACCGCATCGCGCACCTGCGCGGCGGCCGCATCGAGGAGTACAGGCCATGA
- the miaB gene encoding tRNA (N6-isopentenyl adenosine(37)-C2)-methylthiotransferase MiaB: MLRYHIWTVGCQVNQADSARLGAGLDRVGYAAVARPEEADVVVVNTCAVREGAEERAVNKLATLKRLKQQRHGELKIVMMGCMIGPRTADLEHRFPFVDIFAQPQAFDDVLHGLGVDTDDLGGEFWPEAVGQTGGPTAFVPVIEGCNKFCTYCIVPYRRGRERSRPPAEIQHEVATLVRSGVREVTLLGQTVEAYGYDLPDQPDLGDLMRLIHDLPGLERIRFLTSYPRDMTERIMQAVAELPKVCESFSLPVQSGDDGVLGAMRRGYALGEYRAKVRRVRELMPGASITTDLIVGFPGETEEQFAHSLALLEELRFDKVHVATYSPRPGTIAWRRLPDDVPADEKKRRLQAVEHAQERIATEINARLLGSVQDVLVEEIREGRRSGRSRTNKLVHFDGAAAIGELVSVRITKTSPWSLQGEAAGRGA, translated from the coding sequence ATGCTCAGGTACCACATCTGGACCGTCGGCTGCCAGGTGAACCAGGCCGACTCCGCGCGGCTGGGCGCCGGCCTCGACCGCGTCGGCTATGCCGCGGTGGCGAGGCCGGAAGAGGCCGATGTCGTGGTCGTCAACACCTGCGCCGTGCGCGAGGGCGCCGAAGAGCGCGCCGTGAACAAGCTGGCGACGCTCAAGCGGTTGAAGCAGCAGCGGCACGGCGAGCTGAAGATCGTGATGATGGGCTGCATGATCGGCCCGCGCACCGCCGATCTCGAGCACCGCTTCCCCTTCGTCGACATCTTCGCCCAGCCGCAGGCGTTCGACGACGTGCTGCACGGCCTCGGCGTTGACACCGACGACCTCGGCGGCGAGTTCTGGCCGGAAGCCGTGGGCCAGACGGGCGGTCCGACGGCGTTTGTGCCGGTGATCGAGGGCTGCAACAAGTTTTGCACCTACTGCATCGTGCCCTACCGCCGCGGCCGCGAGCGCAGCCGCCCGCCCGCCGAAATCCAGCACGAGGTCGCGACGCTGGTGCGCAGCGGCGTGCGCGAGGTGACGCTGCTCGGCCAGACGGTCGAAGCCTACGGCTACGACCTGCCCGATCAACCCGATCTCGGCGACCTGATGCGCCTGATCCACGATCTGCCCGGACTCGAGCGCATCCGCTTTCTCACCTCGTATCCGCGTGACATGACCGAACGCATCATGCAGGCCGTGGCCGAGCTGCCGAAGGTGTGCGAGTCGTTCAGCCTGCCCGTGCAGAGCGGCGACGACGGCGTGCTCGGCGCCATGCGCCGCGGCTACGCGCTGGGCGAGTACCGCGCCAAAGTACGGCGCGTGCGCGAGCTGATGCCGGGCGCGAGCATCACCACCGACCTGATCGTCGGCTTCCCCGGCGAGACGGAGGAGCAGTTCGCGCACTCGCTGGCGCTGCTCGAAGAGCTGCGTTTCGACAAGGTCCACGTCGCCACCTATTCGCCGCGGCCGGGCACGATCGCCTGGCGCCGCCTGCCCGACGATGTGCCGGCCGACGAAAAGAAGCGCCGCCTGCAGGCGGTTGAGCACGCGCAGGAACGGATCGCCACGGAGATCAACGCGCGGCTGCTGGGCAGCGTGCAGGACGTGCTGGTCGAAGAGATCCGCGAGGGCCGCCGCTCCGGCCGCAGCCGCACCAACAAGCTCGTCCATTTCGACGGCGCGGCGGCGATCGGCGAGTTGGTTTCGGTCCGCATCACGAAGACCAGCCCCTGGTCGCTCCAGGGCGAGGCCGCAGGGCGTGGAGCGTAG
- a CDS encoding exo-alpha-sialidase, producing MARLLAGTADGIFCLTENRSTTEGTVPAPRFLARGARAVCALAAENAVWRRGAEGEWDCLNPRSVEEEVWAFAADPRLPGRFYLGVSPAMLYRSDDGGVTWLACESVRQIPGYETWTFPPPPHIPHIRSIAPDPAVTGGIYIGVEEGGVFRSPDGGRSWLSLNEGLYWDVHTVTPTPTARLYATTGGGFYRSDDGGDRWQHYDDGLDRGYTVTFAASAAAPERVYTAAAATPPPGWRNGANVVLYRSEDGGTHWQRLEQGLPAPFARMVGALVAEGEERVYAAVADTVYRSDDRGEHWQVQASGLPPIQALLPLPDDA from the coding sequence ATGGCGCGCCTGCTTGCCGGCACCGCCGATGGCATCTTCTGTTTGACCGAGAACCGCTCGACAACGGAGGGAACGGTGCCCGCGCCGCGTTTCCTCGCGCGCGGCGCGCGGGCGGTCTGCGCGCTTGCGGCGGAGAACGCCGTTTGGCGGCGCGGCGCGGAGGGCGAGTGGGACTGCCTCAACCCGCGCAGCGTGGAGGAGGAGGTCTGGGCCTTCGCCGCCGACCCGCGGCTGCCGGGCCGGTTCTACCTGGGCGTTTCGCCCGCCATGCTTTACCGCAGCGACGACGGCGGCGTGACCTGGCTGGCCTGCGAATCCGTGCGGCAGATCCCCGGCTACGAGACCTGGACCTTTCCGCCGCCGCCGCACATTCCCCATATCCGCTCGATCGCGCCGGACCCCGCAGTGACCGGCGGGATCTACATCGGTGTCGAAGAGGGCGGCGTCTTCCGCAGCCCCGACGGCGGCCGCAGCTGGCTCAGCCTGAACGAGGGGCTGTACTGGGACGTGCACACGGTGACGCCCACGCCCACGGCGCGCCTCTACGCCACGACGGGCGGCGGCTTCTACCGCAGCGATGACGGCGGCGACCGCTGGCAGCACTACGACGACGGTCTGGACCGGGGCTATACGGTGACGTTTGCCGCAAGTGCCGCCGCCCCCGAGCGGGTGTACACCGCCGCAGCGGCCACGCCGCCGCCGGGTTGGCGCAACGGCGCCAACGTGGTGCTCTACCGCAGTGAGGACGGCGGCACGCACTGGCAGCGGCTGGAGCAGGGCCTGCCGGCGCCGTTCGCGCGGATGGTGGGGGCGCTGGTGGCGGAGGGCGAGGAGCGGGTGTACGCCGCGGTCGCGGACACGGTGTATCGCAGCGACGACCGCGGCGAGCACTGGCAGGTGCAGGCATCTGGCCTGCCGCCGATCCAGGCGCTGCTGCCGCTCCCCGACGACGCGTAG